The Anolis carolinensis isolate JA03-04 chromosome 2, rAnoCar3.1.pri, whole genome shotgun sequence genome contains the following window.
ataatatcccctgatggcgcagcgtgttaaagcgctgagctgctgaacttctggaccgaaaggctgcaggtttgaattgggggagcggagagagcccccactgttagccccagcttctgccaacccagaagttcaaaaacatgcaaatgtgagtgcatcaataggtactgctctggcgggaaggtaacgccgctctatgcagtcatcccacatgaccttggaggagtctatggaaaacgctggctcttcggcttagaaatggagatgagcaccaacactctgagtcagacatgactggacttaatgtcaggggaaaacgtttacccttgaccttaactaccaccagttcctcaatactttatttcccataccaccatattttgccacagcaatgcgtggccgggcacagctagtaatatataattaacattatattgtataatataactcacaacctctgaggatgcctgccatagatgtggaaaaaacatcaggagagaatgcttcttgaacatggccacacagctcggaaAAGTCACATCAAACCAACTTGgtatagttataataataataattatttcttataacccgcttccatctccccgaagggactcggggctgctcacatggggacaagccctaaaaacatcagtttgatgtacaattaaaacacagtacaaactacaaaattaaacatagcaaaacaattatttaaaacatcttaaaattaaACACAACCATATCAATTACAGAGCAAAGTGGAACTAGTTCTCAAAAAGTGTCTCAAAAATAGTTCCCCCAAAGCTTCTTTTGGCCTACAATTACAAAGTGCACAATGACGTGTCTGACGTGACGACGGCAATATCAAAACAGTGAGAAACACTGGCCAAGAGAGAAACAATCCCGTCGGCTTGAACCATTGCCCCGGGATCCTTTTCTGAGCCGCGCCCAGAGGAGCTCCCCCTGCCGCCCTAAGTGGTACAGACCAAGCCTCTGCTCGCGTGGGGCCTCCTTTTGTACCTGGACTGTACCACTCAGGGCGGCAGGGGGAGCCCTCCTAGGCGCGGCTGGTCCGCCTCACACTGCTTCCGGCGGGCTAGCAGCACCTTATGCCTCCCAGAATGCACTGCGGCAAGAAGAGGCGGACATGAAAGCACGAAGGAAGGCAAAGGTTGTTAGGGAGCTGAGTCCCGCCCCTTCCAGAACCGCCTCGACTCTTTTCCGGACTGCATTTCCCGTCGTGCCTTGCTCCTAAAACCCGTAAGCCTTGAAGGAGGATGGCCGCTGGGAGTCGTAGTCTTCCTGATTACTTACCGAAAGGCCTCTTCCTTAGTTTTCCCCCTGCGAGGATGTGGAGGCCGCGACGCGATTTGGTCCGCGTTGGAACCGGGGCAGGAGTGACGTGGCGAGCTGAGCGAACAAAAATGAGCGAGTGGGCTCGCCGGGCACAGACTTGGAGCTTCCCTCCCTGACAGCAGAGGAGGAGAGAACGACGACGACGGGAGAGGACGGAGGAAGGAACGCGTACCCGTCTTCTGCGCCGCCATGGGCCTCAGCTTCTCCTCGCTCTTCTCGCGCTTCTTCGGCAAGAAGCAGATGCGCATCCTCATGGGTGAGAGCCTCACGCATCGCAATCAAGGCCGTTGGCCCCGCTTTGGCTGCTAAGCTCGAATGCCATGAAGGTcttatgatttcatagcattgagccacagcaattgCAAATGTCCagttgcattcattttacagtgtagaccaggcctgggccaacttgggccctccctccaggtgttttgaacttcaactcccacaatttctgacagcctctggccccttcctttccctttgctttcgcttaagcggctgacgggggaaaagaaagggcctgaggctgttaggaatggtgggagttgaagtccaaaacacctggagggtgggcccaagttggcccaggcctggtgtagacgCACTCTCTTGTCAAtgttggctgccaaggtagcgtaaatggtcgacattttctcTAGCGCCCCCTTCTTGCCTCCGCCCGGATAATGAAACCCATTGTGTTGGCAAATTAGGATAAAATAGGGTCATGTTTATCACTAATGACTGAGCTTAgtgaaatatactatttaattgatgagtctccacaattaattgtaattggttttaaatgtttttagtgcttaatatttgtttatatcttatttctgcacgttattatgctttgtgttatttttgtcttgtattttatgttaaatgtgctttgatttatattgtattatatttatacactgtgtatttgcattgtggcactgaagtggccaaaatGTAAGCCACTcacacccttcggggtgagaagagcagggtagaaatatagggaaggaaggaaagaaaagacaggaaagacTGGTCTCTAGCAGCAGTGGTGCAAtcggttaaatccttgtgccggctgatctgaagacctgaaggtcagCGGGTTGAgtctgcaagacggggtgagctcccatctgtcagccccagcttcccatgtggggacatgagataagctttACCCAGAATGGTAATAtatccaggagtcccctgggcaacgtctttgtagacagccaattttctcacacagaAGAGACTTGCGGTATattctcagttcgcttctgacacaataaaaaagcctATGAAATTTTCAAAATGAAACCTGAAGGTATTTAGGATTCTGGGATCCGTACTCAGGCCACACAGCAGTGTGTTGCTCTTCCCTTAGAAACCTGGTCCCCCAGCAGTGTAACCTGTGTTCTTTCTATAGGACAGTTTTTGGATGTGCATTGTCCACCAGTATTACATGTCTTACTTACATTCTGTGTTTTATGCTTGGTTTCATTTCTACATTACATATTTCTGAGCCATGCTTCAGAAAAGGAGGTTCAGTGTTTTTCAAGGTAGGAAGTCTGTTTTAAGTTGGTTTAGAGGTAGAAAGTAAACATTGCTCAACTGAACCACAGGCCATCTTAATAtctttggaaaatattttctgaagCCCAAGTTTTATATTTTTCAAATGGATACAATTTATGTTTCTAGTTGGTTTGGATGCTGCTGGAAAAACTACACTTCTATTCAAACTGAAGCTAGGAGAGATTGTCACTACACTTCCTACAATTGGTAAGAAAATAAGAACACTTTATCTTGCCAATCTTCTAGAAATGGCaacttttaaaattttgtaaACAGACTAGAATAAACAGAAGTTTGCCATTAAACATACCAGAACAAAATCCATATGATTCCTTCCCATACATATTTTGTGGTATATATGGCTATGCTCAtaatttttcatgaagaagagtTGCTTTTTTGGGTAGGAATAACAATGAAAGAGAGCCTTCTGAAACCAGTGTCATGCcttaatattaaaatatgtgtGTCTAGAATACAACAtagattttaatgatgttttatgtttggttgcTTCAAGACCATTTTTTCCTCTGTTTATAATGATGATCTAGTAAAAGAATCTCATAGAAAGCAGAAGTGGTCTACAAACAAAAATCAAAGGCATTCTTATACAAACAAAACTTGTTTTCTTAAACATTATTTGTACCTTGTCTTTTTAGACATGACTAAGTAAACAAATCAAGCAGTAGCAGGAATTCTTGATAGTTTctatatattttattcatatgATGCTCTCTAGAAAATTAATGCCCTCCCCACTTATCACACATCTAGACACTCGTGATTGTATTTATACAAGTTGACCTTATGCTACAACATTGTATGTTCAGTGGTCTCTATTCTCATAACAACTGCTTTTTGCCTTCTCTATAGGTTTTAATGTGGAAACAGTAGAGTATAAAAACATCTGTTTCACTGTTTGGGATGTTGGTGGTCAAGATAAGATTAGAAGACTCTGGTGGCATTATTACCCGAATACACAGGTAAGTTCTCTGACATCTGCCAAACAAAAACGGTTTAATTGACTTTAATCAAAAGCTGTACTTTCTGTTAAATATCCCATGTTACCATGAATTGCCCATACAGAgataatttctttttatttatttaaggcaTTTCTGTCTTACATGTGGTACTACTCTGCctgacagacccaacatgacgcagcatagataaaaacattttaaaaaatgcataggTATAAATTTAGTAGATAACCAGATAAGACATTTCTCTCTAGTCTTGGTAGGAACAAATATATGATATGAGGTATTCCATTTAATACAAAGGACTCGACACTTTGATGCATGATGGGTTTCTGAAATGTTCTCATCTTAAATTGGAGCTAGAACGGAAATACTACTGATGTGCCAAAATTAATGACAGATGTTGTATGCAACCTTCCTCTCTAAATACACGGAAAAGTTCTGCATTAGCTCTATTTCCAGATCATTCTTAAGGGTAGCATTTTGCAGAAAGCAAATACAAATTAGAGGAGAGGGGCAGGCAAGCAGTTCACCAACCAAAGCTGGTAAAAGGCATTTCTAACTCCCTGTGGGCATAGCAACAAAGAGCAGGAGTATACATTAATGGGAACGTGTTATTTATGGCTTAGCATGTTCTCATTCAAATGTTCTTCATTTTCCTGAGTTTTGAGATCTACAAACTATCATTTCTGTCAGATTATTTACATTCATACAGCTCAAAATTAACATGAGATCAGACTTAGCTATATCTTTTCCAACCTTATAGTATTCTATTTGGGATGGAATTAACAAGAGTAACAGTTTCAGATATAGCTagttttattttcagttcctTAAAGGAAATTTGCAGCAGTCATATACTGAATTTATATCCTAATGTCTTCATCTGTGTCCTAGTATTGCAGATCTTTTTCTCATGAAGTTTCTTTAATACATTTCTTTCAGGGCCTTATTTTTGTGGTAGATAGCAATGACAGAGAACGAATCGAGGAAGCTGCAAAAGAACTGCAGAAAATGGTATGTCTTTTTAGCATGCTTTCAAAGATTGGTGGCTTGCTGAGTTCTCCCTCGCTAATAAAGGAGAGAGAATTTTCAAAAACACCATAGGAAAACCAAAGTTCAGGATATCCAGTAGCACTGTTCTGTACTCTGAAACTGCAAGAACACACTTTCTTTGTAGTTTTGGTTATAGGAGCTGTCAGTAGAATTTAACtagaatgatttttcctttcagcTTGCAGAGGATGAATTGAAAGATGCAGTGCTGCTTGTCTTTGCAAACAAACAAGACTTGCCAAATGCTATGGCAATCAATGAAATGACAGATAAACTTGGCCTTCGGACTGTGCGTAACAGAAGTGTAAGTACAGAAGTTTCTGTTAACAACATGCTGGTATCTATTGTTCTTATTCTGAAGTGTCTATTGCATGGGTAGTGATTTTGTGGTCTTTCATATGCTGTTGAACTGCCAGCTGTCTTTAGCCATAGTATGCCTAGCCAATAGTTTGGATAGGAGTTGCATTCCAAGAGCATGGGGAAGGCTACATGTTCCTTATCCATGGTTGAATTATTTTTTCCTTATTCCTGCTTTAATTAGTTTGACCTTATGAACAATAAATGGAATAGTGCTTTCCTATTTGTCATGAAAAGCAGCTTGTGATAATTGGAGCACTCTTTGTAATGGCATCCGTTTGGGAAGAAAGTCCAATTAGAAGCATCAGTCTACTCATACTGCATGATTGGATCACAGTTCCTCAGTGTAGCCGTGTGTTCCTTGAACCCACGTTTTTCTTGACTCAGGAGACAATTATTATTTTAGGAGGGAAGCCTGTTTGCCCATCCTGGCATTTTTAGTTGTGTTATATAATGAGTGGTCTAGAATTATCTCTTACATCATGCATGGCAATTTCAACAAATGACAATGTTTTAAAAGATTGCTTGTTATGAAATTTAAtaatcctcttcctccttctcaacAGTGGTATGTTCAAGCTACCTGCGCCACACAAGGAACTGGTCTGTATGAGGGACTTGACTGGCTGTCAAATGAGTTATCAAAACGCTAGCTGAAACTGGATGACTTTCACACCAGGGACATGTTTGATATAAGTGGCCTAGGCTTGTTCATTAAAATTAGGTTGCATTTTGGTTACTATACAGTATTGAGCTGGTTTGGGCAGGATATTGCAGCATTTTGACTTATTTTGGTGCCAATTATTGTTCATCAAGCTACATGTTGCCAAGGTAACaagtttggttttaattgtttattggtGAATGTATCTTCATGAAGACAGACTTTGCAAAGACTGAATGGATTATTTCTAATGTATTTCTTTGTGTATACCTCTTGAATTTTAAGTTTGTCAAACTGATATGAATGTGTGACCAATTCTTTTTCAATAGTTTTTTTGTACCTCCGAATAAACAGATCTCTATAATCTTTGAATTGTTTTCAATTTAGCAAAAAATCAAGATGGGGAGTTGAACTTGTGTTTATGGCAACCTCACTTATTTTGTAAGATTTTCTTAGGCAGGCTAAGATATtttctccctctgaaatatagcataccaGAATCTAGTATTCACTGGTGATCTTGCACCCAAGTACTAACCCTGGCCTGACCctccttagtttccaagatcagtcaTGATTTGGTACCTTGAATATTGGCAAGACATTTGGGCAACATAGTCAGGCATGGCAACCTCATTTTTGTGGAAGCTCAAGAATTTGTTGTCTTAAAACAAATGTGGGTGTGGTAGATTACATGAAACACCTATCACGTGCTTGTGATTACAATCCTGATTTTCTTTCAACATAAAAATAACGATGCTGCAGGAAGTATGGATTAACCCCAAGTCATATTGTGATCATCCCTGGaacgttttatttttgtttgcttctttaaaaaaaataaaatgggctTCCAGACATCATTGGTCTCATAGAGATGGCAACATGGCCTAAAGTCAGGCAAAATCAACCCTCAGAGCCTTTGTTGTTTTAAATCTGAGAATTAAAACAAACCTGTCATGGGCaaactatattttaaagaaaCACACATTTACACTACTGTATGCTACCAAAGCTAGTCTTGATTCTTTACAAACACTTGGAGATCAATGTTCCTTATTTAGAAAGAAATACTGCTCAAATATAGTCATGATTTTTATTTATGCACAATGAATTTGGTTTATACAGACAAGATTCCCCACTTCCACAGGTCACCTGAAGGCAGGAAATTCTGCCAATTTAGTTTTGGAATGCTAAATTAATATGGGTAGTTTCATGTGGGAAGCATACATGTTGGCTACTTGTCAAGGAACATCTACTTCCCAGAAGGCAATATCAAGACACTGACAGAATACACTTTTCTTCCAAAATCATTCCAGTTATtcaatttttgaaaaacaaatttaacttaagaaaaaCACTTTTGATCACCATTTTAAAACCACCTGAAAAGGCAATCGTATAATTTAACTTCAAAAGAACGTTCATTGTTGACAAATTTTCCTATCAAAATAGAAAAATGAAGCACTGGCTAAGAGCATTCCAGATATCAGAAGTTACAAAGAACTGAGAATTTGGCATAAAGTTAATGATGGACATGTAAACACTTTTTAACCTTTGTCTGTAAAAAGTTATGACCAAGTTGCCCAAAAATAGCCAAAACGCCTTGCATAAAGgcaaaatatcccccccccccttttaaagtCTACTTCCATTTTAAATCACATACTAGTGCTATGTGATCTGAGGGATGTGAAACACTTGGTAAGGCCTGATGAGTGGTTACTTCTTCATGACTTGGCAGTGGAATTACTTGTTCAACTTCCAAAGCATCTGCATCAATGAAGATGTAGTCCAAACATCCATGGAATCCTCCGACATAATTGGTATAGGCTGGTTCTCCACAGGCACTTTTAAGTCTGAATGGATGAGTCAGAGACATGCTGCAATGTGGTTCTTCTCCGTCTGATCGCCAGTCCTCATGGTCTTCAGCAATACTGCCATTAATGACAAACCCATAGGTTCCAGTTGATGGTGTGCTATTAAAATCACCACAGAATAAAAGAGGTGTGCCAGGATACAAGTCATGTGTTACGTGCCTAAGATGTGATAATGCTATTGCAATTTGAATCAGACGGATGTTTCCACCTAAGGATGcaagacaaaaaaaggaaaaagaatctGCTTTTGTCATCATGTTCCATCAAAAAGGTGAAAACTAGAAAAATGTAATATACTGTTTATTCAATGTGATCAGCTATACCTAGAATTCTTTCCTTACCATTTTTACGTGTAACAAACAACTCCAATTAAACATccattcattttgttcattttcaatttgCTGTATCCTGTCTCTTAATGGGAATTTAACCCAAACTCTTCTGCTACACATGGTCACGACGTTTCTTTCCTCTGGTGGAGCATAAGTTCAGGCATTAATTCAGAAAGATCCTCTTCCCATCCAGCACTATTCACTTCTTCATTCAGCAATGGTGTAACTTGAGACATTACTTCTTGTGGCAGAAGTCAACACGATTATCTATGTTATAATGGATAACTAGGCTCTTTGTACCCAAACCTCGTACCCAAAAACAAAACCTTCACAGAAATTAGCAAAGAAATTACCTTTTGGGTGCCAGTATAGGTGAGTGTTGGCAACACAGATCTGTCTTGAAGGATCATTTATCGTCTGAAGAACAGAAACCTGGAAGAAAAGCTCTTATGAGTTCTTATATAATACAAAAAAGACTTCTAAGAACATTTGCAACATTAAAAAGGACTTTTACAAACAAATCTGTGATAGTTTAACTCGCATTGTAAAATTAGATTGGTTGCACTGCATTTTACCTTTATCAGTGATCCCCACTGCTGAACATTGTGAAACTAAATGTTACTTTCCCCCTCATCCTGGCATCAATGTTAAAGCTCTATTCTTTTTAAAACTGACTTCAGATCTGTTGATAGTCTCTCTAACTCAACTAAACAATTATTTGAGTGATATTTGACAGACGCAATATTtgtgtaacacaagccaacaagtatttttcatcagatatagttttaggtcattcttacagagtttttgcgctgaattcagatctgtgtttattttttctctaccaCGTATAATTTTTGTGatgaggctaattgaataattaGTGCATTTAGGCACTGATATCAACAGAATCTAATTGATATCATTGCATAAATGCTTTATTTGATTAGCCTCATCGCAAAAACTATAAGTGATAGGAAGAAAAAAACCTCCGATCTGAAATCAGCACAAAAACTctgtaagaatgacctaaaattatatctgatgaaaaatacttgttggcttgtggttTTTCTGTGAAAGATAACAGACACCCTGCCTCTCAGCATCCAGTAATATATGCATCATAACTCTTCCATCCCCTCTTATCAGCATTCACATTAATGATCATTCCCCTAAAGTATGGGAgtgcaacatatctcatgaaaacctttatatttaaaaaaaatacattacgtattgcttatttcacaaacTGTTCCAGGCAatcttagggcacatctacactgaccacttagaccAGTTTCAAACTACTATCAGCGGAAGTGGCTTTGCTATGCAAATGATAGACAacataggaaattctggaactGATTCAAGGCCTAGATGGTAAATACACAAACTATGGTTTTAGGATCAATCTCCACGCCACCCCCCCAAATGAGCAAGTTCAAATCAATGGAGCACTTTGGGTGTCCACATTGACTTACACTCTAAACAGCTCATTTTGCCCTGCGATGTAGTTTACATTGGCttgcactgatgtgcattaagggcttttttTCAGACTTTGCTGCAGACTTTGCTTATGTTGGTTTAAAGCTCTTAAAGTGCTCTGCAGTGCACTTTTGCACCACATGGTCAGAGTTGATAAGGCAATAGAAAAGGATCACAGAGCCGGAAGAAAACAgaagggccatccaatctaatCCTTTTGTCATGAGATCCTTCTAGCCAATTACActacaacaaaatttgaaaaaaaaattatgtcccttgtctgaaagtgttatttcctgtttaattgtgtggtacttacattAAAAGTAGTTATACTTGAGACTTTGCTTTTCTGGCTATTATTTCTTTAGTCTACTCAAGgcattttgtttgtaat
Protein-coding sequences here:
- the LOC100565035 gene encoding ADP-ribosylation factor 4 isoform X2; the encoded protein is MGLSFSSLFSRFFGKKQMRILMGFNVETVEYKNICFTVWDVGGQDKIRRLWWHYYPNTQGLIFVVDSNDRERIEEAAKELQKMLAEDELKDAVLLVFANKQDLPNAMAINEMTDKLGLRTVRNRSWYVQATCATQGTGLYEGLDWLSNELSKR
- the LOC100565035 gene encoding ADP-ribosylation factor 4 isoform X1, which gives rise to MGLSFSSLFSRFFGKKQMRILMVGLDAAGKTTLLFKLKLGEIVTTLPTIGFNVETVEYKNICFTVWDVGGQDKIRRLWWHYYPNTQGLIFVVDSNDRERIEEAAKELQKMLAEDELKDAVLLVFANKQDLPNAMAINEMTDKLGLRTVRNRSWYVQATCATQGTGLYEGLDWLSNELSKR